CGGTGCGCCGGTATCTCGGGCTGTAGCCCGGACGACGATCCCCATGCTGCACGGCCACGGAGACGATGCCTACCGCTACGGCGTGCCGGTGCGGGCGAATTTCAGCTCCAACGTGCCGCCCGATGCGGAACTCGCCGGGTTGCGCAAGCACCTGGAGACCGTATTCGAGCGCGTGCGGGCGTATCCGGAAGTCGCGGCGGAAAGCCTGGCGGGGCAACTTGCGGGGCAGCACGGCGTGGCGCCGGCGCAGGTGGTCGTGACCGCGGGCGCGACGGCGGCGATCTATCTCATCGCCCAGGCGTATCGCGGCGCGGACTCGGCGGTGATCGGGCCGACGTTCTCCGAGTACGCCGATGCGGCGCGGATGCACGGGCACGACGTGCGGCAGGTCGGACACGCCGAGCTGCAGACGGGGAATTTTGGCGCGGCGGAACTCGTGTGGGTCTGCAATCCCAACAACCCGACCGGCGAAGTGCTGGCGCGCGAGGCGCTCCTCGAGATCGTGGTGCGGAGCCCCGGCGTCACCTTCGTGCTCGACCTTGCGTATGCGGCGGACTGCGAGGAGTCACCGGTCGAGGCGAGTGATCTGGCGGCGCATCCCAACCTTATCCTCGTGCATTCGCTGACGAAACGCTTCGGCGTGCCGGGGCTGCGGCTTGGCTACATCGTGGCGGCGGACCCAGTGGCGCGCCGGCTCGCGGCCCTTTTGCCCCCGTGGTCGGTGGGCGTGCTGGCGCAGGAGGCCGGGGCGTATCTGTTGCGGCAGCGGGGGCCGGACGCGGCGGACCGCGACGCGCGACTGGTGGAGGCGCGACGCCTCGCGCGGGCGCTGGCGGCGATCCCTCACGTCCGCGTGCGTCCCTCGGCGACCTCCTTCTTCCTGCTGGAGCTCGGCCGCGGCCGCGCGGCGGAGTTGAAGTCGTATCTGTTGCGCCACCACGGGCTGCTGGTGCGGGACGCGTCGAATTTTCCGGGTCTGGATGAACGGCACGTGCGCGTGTGTGCGCAGACACTTGAGCAGAACCGCTGGCTGGAGGAAGGAGTCGCCGCATGGATGCGCTCGTGAGCGCCGTCGTGCCGTTGGCCGCCGGCTACCTGCTCGACCTCCTGCTGGGCGACCCGGCGTGGCTGCCGCATCCGATCGTGGGCTTTGGCCGCGCGATCGCGGCGGGCGAGCGGACGTTGAACCGCGGCGGGAGCGCCTGGCGTTTCACGGCCGGGGCGGTGCTGGCGGCCGGGCTGATTGTGGCGACCTACGCTGCGGCGCGGGCGCTCGAGGCGGCGGCGGCGCGATGGCATCCGGCGGCAGGGTTGGCGGTTGCGACGGTGGGCGTGTTTTACGCGCTGGCCAACCGGACGCTCATCGCGGAAGGCCGGGCCGTGTTTGCGGCGTTGGAGCGCGGGGTGGATGCGGGGCGACGGCAGCTGGCCCGTATCGTCGGCCGCGATACGGCGCGGCTGAGCCCGGCGGAGATCCGCGTGGCGGTCTGCGAGACCATGGCGGAGAACCTGAGCGACGGCGTGGTGGCACCGCTCTGCTGGTACGCGGTGGGCGGGATGCCGGCGATGCTGGCGTACAAGATGGTGAACACGCTGGACTCGATGATCGGGCACCACGACTCGCGCTACGAGTGGTTCGGCAAGGCGGCGGCGCGGATCGACGACGTCGCGAACTTTGGGCCGGCGCGATTGACCGCGCTGCTGTTGGTGGCGGTGGCGCGGAGCGGCCGCGGTTGGCATTTTGTGCGGCGGTTCGGCCGGGCGCACGAGAGTCCGAACTCGGGCTATCCGGAGGCGGCGCTGGCCGGAATCTTGGACGTGCGCTTCGGCGGGCCGCACACCTACGACGGGGAACGGATCGAGCATCCCTGGATCGGCGAGAATCCGCGCGACCTCGGTGCGGGCGAGATCGGTTGCGTGGCGCGGCTCAACCATGCGGTGTGTCTGGTGGCCGTGGCGCTGGCGGGAGGGGCGCGCGCATGGGCCGGCTGATCTATCTCACCGGCCCGGTGCGCAGCGGAAAGAGCCGTCGCGCCGTGGAACTCGCGACGGGGTGGGGGCCCGACGTCGTCTTCGTGGCCACATGGCGTCCGGACCCGGCGGACGACGAGATGGCGGAGCGCGTGCACCGGCACCGGGCGGAGCGGCCGAACTGGCGGACGCTGGAGGCGCCGGTCGATGTGGCCGCGGCGCTGGCGGCTCTGCACCCGCCGCCGAGCGGGGTGGTGCTCGACTGCCTCACGTTGTGGCTCGGCGACCGCTTTGGGCAGCGCGACGAGCAGGTGCTCACGAGCTGGGAGGAACAGTTGGTGCGATTCCGCGCGAGTCCGTGGCCGGTGGTGATTGTTGGAAACGAAATCGGCTGGAGTCCGGTGCCGGAGCAGCTGGCGTTGCGGCGGTTTCGCGACCTGGCGGGGTCGCTCGCGCAGCGCACGGCCGCGGCGGCGGATGAAGCGTGGCTGATGGTCGCCGGCTGCGGCGTGCGCCTGAAATGAACTTTATGTCCTGGAATCTCCCTGAGGTCCGTCCGTTGTCCCGAGAGCTCGAGCCCGCGCTGCGGCGCGCGATCGACCAGAAGACGAAGCCGATCGGCTCGTTGGGACGGTTGGAGCCGCTGGCGCTGCAGATCGGGTTGATTCAGCAGACCTTGAAGCCGGAGTTCCGGGCGCCGACGGAGCTGATCTTCGCGGGCGACCACGGGTTCGCGGCGGACGGCGTGAGTCCGTTTCCGCCGGAGGTGACGCCGCAGATGGTGGCGAACTTCCTGGCGGGCGGCGCGGCGATTAGCGTGTTTTCGCGGCAGCATGGGCTGACGCTGAAGGTGGTGGACGCGGGCGTCGCGACGGAGCTGCCGGCGCATCCCGACCTGATCGCGATGAAAGTGCGGGCCGGAACGCGGAACGCGCGGCGGGAGCGGGCGCTGACGGCGGGTGAGGTGCTGCAGTGCCTTGGGCGCGGCGGCGAGGTGATCGCCCGGTGCGCGGAACGCGGGACAAACGTGGTGCTGCTGGGCGAGATGGGCATCGGCAACACCTCGGCGGCGGCGTTGCTGCACAGCGCGCTGCTCGGGCTGCCGCTGGCGGACTGCGTGGGGCGGGGCGCGGGCCACGACGACGCGGGCCTCGCGCGGAAGCTGACGATCCTCCAGGAGGTGCGGAAGCGGCACGCGGATGCGACGACGCCGTTGGATGCGCTGGCGGCGTTTGGCGGATGCGAGATTGCGATGCTGGCTGGCGCAATCCTGGCGGCGGCCGCCCGCCGGATGCTGATCGTGGTGGATGGCTACATCGTGACCTCGGCGGTGCTGGTGGCGGCGAGCCTGCAGCCCGCCGTGCGGGACTATTGCGTGTTTGCCCACGCGTCGGCCGAGCCGGGTCATGGCCGCGCGTTGCGCGAGCTGGGGGCGGAGCCGCTGATCGACCTCGGGCTGCGGTTGGGCGAAGGCTCGGGCGCGGCGTTGGCATGGCCGCTGGTGGTGTCGGCCGCGGCGTTCCTGCGGGAAATGGCGACGTTTGAGTCGGCCGGGGTTACGAACCGCGCATGAACGCCCTGGTGCGCGAACTGCGGGCCCTGCGGGGCGCGCTGACCTTTTTCACCCGCCTGCCTGCGCCGGGGGCGGGGGCGGTGGACGGCGAGGATCTGAAGGCCTCGCCGCGATATTTCGCGCTCGTCGGGGCGGTGGTGGGAGCGGTAGGCGCGCTCGTGTGGTGGCTGGCGGCGCGGGTGCTGCCGGGTGATGTCGCGGTGCTGTTGTCGATGGCGGCGACGGTGCTGGTGACGGGGGCGTTTCATGAGGACGCGTTTGCGGACGTGTGCGACGGCTTCGGGGGTGGGTACGACCGCG
The Opitutus sp. ER46 DNA segment above includes these coding regions:
- the cbiB gene encoding adenosylcobinamide-phosphate synthase CbiB, encoding MDALVSAVVPLAAGYLLDLLLGDPAWLPHPIVGFGRAIAAGERTLNRGGSAWRFTAGAVLAAGLIVATYAAARALEAAAARWHPAAGLAVATVGVFYALANRTLIAEGRAVFAALERGVDAGRRQLARIVGRDTARLSPAEIRVAVCETMAENLSDGVVAPLCWYAVGGMPAMLAYKMVNTLDSMIGHHDSRYEWFGKAAARIDDVANFGPARLTALLLVAVARSGRGWHFVRRFGRAHESPNSGYPEAALAGILDVRFGGPHTYDGERIEHPWIGENPRDLGAGEIGCVARLNHAVCLVAVALAGGARAWAG
- a CDS encoding bifunctional adenosylcobinamide kinase/adenosylcobinamide-phosphate guanylyltransferase; this encodes MGRLIYLTGPVRSGKSRRAVELATGWGPDVVFVATWRPDPADDEMAERVHRHRAERPNWRTLEAPVDVAAALAALHPPPSGVVLDCLTLWLGDRFGQRDEQVLTSWEEQLVRFRASPWPVVIVGNEIGWSPVPEQLALRRFRDLAGSLAQRTAAAADEAWLMVAGCGVRLK
- a CDS encoding aminotransferase class I/II-fold pyridoxal phosphate-dependent enzyme encodes the protein MLHGHGDDAYRYGVPVRANFSSNVPPDAELAGLRKHLETVFERVRAYPEVAAESLAGQLAGQHGVAPAQVVVTAGATAAIYLIAQAYRGADSAVIGPTFSEYADAARMHGHDVRQVGHAELQTGNFGAAELVWVCNPNNPTGEVLAREALLEIVVRSPGVTFVLDLAYAADCEESPVEASDLAAHPNLILVHSLTKRFGVPGLRLGYIVAADPVARRLAALLPPWSVGVLAQEAGAYLLRQRGPDAADRDARLVEARRLARALAAIPHVRVRPSATSFFLLELGRGRAAELKSYLLRHHGLLVRDASNFPGLDERHVRVCAQTLEQNRWLEEGVAAWMRS
- the cobT gene encoding nicotinate-nucleotide--dimethylbenzimidazole phosphoribosyltransferase produces the protein MNFMSWNLPEVRPLSRELEPALRRAIDQKTKPIGSLGRLEPLALQIGLIQQTLKPEFRAPTELIFAGDHGFAADGVSPFPPEVTPQMVANFLAGGAAISVFSRQHGLTLKVVDAGVATELPAHPDLIAMKVRAGTRNARRERALTAGEVLQCLGRGGEVIARCAERGTNVVLLGEMGIGNTSAAALLHSALLGLPLADCVGRGAGHDDAGLARKLTILQEVRKRHADATTPLDALAAFGGCEIAMLAGAILAAAARRMLIVVDGYIVTSAVLVAASLQPAVRDYCVFAHASAEPGHGRALRELGAEPLIDLGLRLGEGSGAALAWPLVVSAAAFLREMATFESAGVTNRA